One Burkholderia cepacia genomic window carries:
- a CDS encoding LodA/GoxA family CTQ-dependent oxidase yields the protein MSNTKLRIHPAIGIARVGSSPEYYIAPETSAGLPIAGQSVTGGLPIKPGTEDTTITSNDLRDGQGRLKRQAARFRIYQYSDNVGSGYPTGSGTEVVIGSLVDGKRVKDIVWTVHLANKKANCWKLESDPAGLDAYKDGNRPPLRNKDFAGTSDPSNKTRLRQLVIDAGPRAIKASDGRSIAFDNTTPAYDGSTGEIVKVSRYPQSFPASDGAGPSEGSISHPITTLGEMTTETNGRLIVLGAYGLACGFDSQGKANPDAPVIHDVDNDNWLDDTADGPVRAVLIFDDNSPRPVDSSAWVVSTDPSYAPQTRNVVSVWDEVSTTWIEKFGLRPDIYSNGLYQSNFRPSFNEDIFPILRAASMQRWNTNLPDDAIRSHDNIEKLPVDPRQYIDIMPYIRNPDSHSPELSTGSPLMPLALGDNQKSFLTLTTAQYFFVKQWSNGECIPSNSAPLGPGEALDKSVLSNCLGGRFGPGIELTFIVRDPHFYKPNWQDPGVGPFRINMRNLDYRTATANEPFLGVGYIPSGSDPVEPGDLCKFMAIPWHTDYNSCATHLPDPNPGGELNPDGSNLYSGVNTTLYWSWPAQRPVAVYTYEDLVANDGTLPVQRYSVRGEGTDARQLHEPPVQLPPPKEYNSPAMNVGRYQDRRGILLDWDKIGFVIQGVAIDGYPKGYPQDYYLEVQSLFKKDYSNLVQPWPNYVTDSLSPPND from the coding sequence ATGTCAAACACGAAGTTACGCATTCATCCCGCTATCGGAATCGCGCGTGTCGGTAGCAGCCCCGAATACTATATTGCGCCGGAAACCTCGGCCGGGCTGCCGATTGCCGGACAATCCGTTACGGGAGGGCTCCCCATCAAGCCGGGCACCGAAGATACAACGATCACCAGCAACGACCTGCGCGATGGCCAAGGGCGTCTCAAGCGGCAAGCTGCTCGCTTCAGAATCTATCAGTACAGCGACAATGTCGGCTCAGGCTACCCCACCGGTTCCGGCACCGAAGTCGTCATCGGCTCGCTGGTGGACGGCAAGCGCGTGAAGGATATTGTGTGGACAGTGCACCTTGCCAACAAGAAGGCCAACTGCTGGAAGCTGGAGTCGGATCCCGCCGGGCTTGACGCTTACAAAGATGGCAATCGCCCGCCGCTACGCAATAAGGATTTTGCCGGCACGTCCGATCCTTCAAACAAGACGCGGCTGCGCCAACTCGTAATCGACGCAGGGCCGCGTGCGATCAAGGCATCCGACGGTAGAAGCATTGCATTCGATAACACCACGCCGGCATACGATGGCTCTACAGGTGAAATCGTCAAGGTGTCTCGCTATCCACAATCGTTTCCGGCATCAGACGGGGCCGGTCCGTCCGAGGGATCCATCAGCCACCCCATTACCACGCTAGGCGAGATGACCACGGAAACCAACGGACGTCTGATCGTTCTGGGCGCATACGGTCTGGCGTGCGGTTTCGATTCCCAAGGCAAGGCGAATCCCGACGCACCCGTGATACACGATGTCGATAACGACAATTGGCTCGACGATACCGCTGATGGTCCAGTTAGGGCCGTGCTTATTTTCGATGACAACAGCCCGCGCCCGGTGGACAGCAGTGCGTGGGTGGTTTCGACAGATCCGTCATACGCCCCGCAGACGAGAAACGTCGTCTCGGTGTGGGATGAAGTCTCGACCACCTGGATCGAAAAATTCGGATTGAGACCCGATATCTACAGCAATGGCCTTTACCAGAGCAATTTCCGGCCATCATTCAATGAAGATATCTTCCCGATACTTCGAGCGGCTTCCATGCAGAGGTGGAATACCAATCTGCCCGACGACGCGATCCGCAGTCACGACAATATCGAAAAGCTTCCGGTCGACCCGCGGCAATACATCGATATCATGCCCTACATTCGGAATCCGGATTCGCATTCTCCTGAGCTATCGACAGGTTCACCGTTAATGCCACTCGCGCTTGGCGACAACCAGAAGAGCTTTCTGACGCTGACTACCGCACAGTACTTTTTCGTGAAGCAATGGTCCAACGGCGAATGCATCCCGTCGAATTCGGCGCCGCTCGGCCCTGGCGAGGCGCTCGACAAGAGCGTCCTCTCGAACTGCCTGGGAGGACGCTTCGGTCCTGGAATCGAACTGACCTTCATCGTCCGCGATCCGCATTTTTACAAGCCGAACTGGCAAGATCCCGGAGTCGGCCCTTTCCGCATCAATATGCGCAATCTCGATTACAGGACTGCCACCGCAAACGAACCATTTCTCGGTGTCGGCTACATACCGAGCGGGAGCGATCCGGTCGAGCCAGGTGATCTCTGCAAGTTCATGGCGATTCCCTGGCACACCGACTACAACTCATGCGCGACGCATTTGCCCGATCCCAATCCGGGCGGCGAGCTGAATCCTGATGGCAGTAACCTGTATAGCGGGGTGAACACGACCTTGTACTGGTCGTGGCCCGCGCAACGGCCAGTGGCTGTCTACACCTATGAAGACCTGGTCGCGAACGACGGAACGTTGCCCGTTCAGCGTTACTCCGTACGTGGTGAAGGCACCGACGCACGTCAGTTGCACGAACCCCCGGTTCAGTTGCCCCCGCCCAAGGAATACAACTCGCCAGCGATGAATGTCGGGCGCTATCAAGACCGTCGCGGCATCCTGCTCGATTGGGACAAGATCGGCTTCGTCATACAGGGGGTTGCAATCGACGGCTACCCTAAGGGTTATCCTCAGGATTACTACCTGGAAGTGCAAAGCCTCTTCAAGAAGGATTACAGCAACCTCGTTCAACCTTGGCCCAATTACGTTACCGACTCACTCAGCCCGCCAAATGACTGA
- a CDS encoding NAD(P)/FAD-dependent oxidoreductase, with product MPTIERSALPTPRKARYQIAVIGGGPAGSSCALALAKAGVTDILVVEAGSYAEARIGESIPPESRILFRHLGIDGAFLAREHEPCYGSCSYWGSDKRGYNDSVLSPHGHGWHLDRRRFDEHLASQARAAGAELLTGNSLLASEPDDKAGYTLSIGRAACAASRVRADFVVDASGARSVFARQRGAKQIDSNPLICIAARIPRPDASAPSSRLTHLEAVEHGWWYLASVPGNIVVVMLATHAHTVRTMRLHQTENWHHMLRAAQRTWRLVCDLGLDLHDLRLKSYPAPSYRLDRLYGNQWLAIGDAASAYDPITAQGIIKSLSNGVSAADAIRNRLNGDPHALEAFSQIVHAQYHQYLHMRHHFYCLEQRWPESDFWRHCAQQSNLA from the coding sequence ATGCCAACCATTGAAAGATCGGCCTTGCCGACGCCACGCAAAGCACGCTACCAGATCGCCGTCATCGGAGGCGGCCCCGCGGGCAGCAGCTGCGCGCTGGCGCTGGCAAAGGCCGGCGTCACCGACATTCTGGTCGTTGAAGCCGGTTCCTATGCCGAAGCGCGGATCGGGGAGAGTATTCCGCCGGAGAGCCGAATACTGTTCCGACACCTGGGTATCGACGGCGCATTCCTCGCCCGGGAGCATGAGCCCTGCTACGGCAGTTGCTCGTACTGGGGCAGCGACAAGCGCGGATACAACGATTCCGTGCTGAGTCCTCACGGGCACGGCTGGCATCTCGACCGACGCAGGTTCGACGAGCACCTGGCATCACAAGCGCGCGCCGCAGGAGCCGAATTGCTTACGGGGAATTCGCTCCTGGCGTCAGAGCCGGACGACAAAGCCGGATACACGTTGAGCATCGGACGCGCTGCGTGCGCTGCGTCACGTGTGCGAGCGGATTTCGTCGTTGATGCGAGCGGCGCACGCTCTGTATTTGCCAGGCAACGCGGCGCAAAGCAAATTGATTCAAATCCGCTGATCTGTATCGCAGCAAGGATCCCGCGGCCGGACGCCAGCGCGCCCTCTTCAAGGCTGACTCACCTTGAAGCGGTAGAGCATGGCTGGTGGTACCTCGCGTCCGTGCCCGGCAATATCGTCGTCGTCATGCTCGCAACGCATGCACACACGGTCCGAACGATGCGACTGCATCAAACGGAAAACTGGCATCACATGCTGCGCGCCGCACAGCGCACATGGCGACTCGTATGCGACCTGGGCCTGGATCTGCACGATTTGCGCTTGAAGTCGTATCCGGCGCCGTCCTACCGTCTGGACCGGCTGTACGGCAATCAATGGCTTGCAATCGGCGATGCCGCATCAGCCTACGATCCCATCACCGCTCAAGGAATCATCAAATCGCTATCGAACGGTGTTTCTGCGGCGGATGCCATTCGGAATCGGTTGAATGGAGACCCTCATGCGCTGGAGGCGTTCTCGCAAATAGTGCATGCGCAGTATCATCAATATCTGCATATGCGCCATCACTTCTATTGCCTCGAGCAGCGTTGGCCGGAATCGGACTTCTGGCGACATTGTGCGCAGCAATCGAACCTCGCATGA
- a CDS encoding AidA/PixA family protein: protein MPEILSTYNIVDVLTAIDVEKILSDLPASQLSKNPQYPTTLKSNGHDEIYMITTDKNVISGQAGDALNVSVDVNDIIRWRTTSLTVVADYRCIIYQVKLKKNIEGAHPDYPLLSDPHFAHTYPSEPDPKPGWPNNGVEKRTSSDYFWHSTAQSEGTAIYTFVVAIYKHNSVEPLGYFSWDPKITIRN, encoded by the coding sequence ATGCCTGAGATTTTGAGTACCTACAATATCGTAGATGTCCTTACCGCGATCGATGTGGAAAAAATCCTGAGCGATCTGCCAGCCAGTCAGCTCAGCAAGAATCCCCAATACCCGACCACGCTGAAAAGCAACGGTCACGACGAGATCTACATGATAACCACTGACAAAAACGTCATTTCCGGCCAGGCCGGAGATGCTTTGAATGTCAGTGTTGACGTTAACGATATTATTCGCTGGCGCACCACTTCGCTTACTGTAGTAGCAGACTACAGGTGCATCATTTATCAAGTCAAACTCAAAAAAAACATCGAAGGCGCCCACCCGGACTACCCTCTGTTGAGCGACCCGCATTTTGCACACACCTACCCGAGCGAGCCCGACCCCAAACCGGGCTGGCCAAACAATGGTGTGGAAAAAAGAACAAGTTCAGATTACTTCTGGCACTCCACCGCGCAAAGTGAAGGCACCGCCATCTATACATTTGTCGTGGCCATTTACAAGCACAACTCAGTCGAGCCACTGGGCTACTTCTCCTGGGATCCGAAAATCACCATCCGAAACTGA
- a CDS encoding AidA/PixA family protein yields MSQKSTYKIIDVLIAFDVENILKKLDGSPQSRSKNNPPSLGSNVNSVYMITTIADAVYGFGQGPYQGLDEGEAGSNLRIKAEVEDVIRWRTVSLTDQADYKCFLYRFKSYGANLLSDVHYLTTNINQPYPLQGWPDNNLVGEEKRADYYAQATVLAPGTETYAFYVAIYDRHAQPKGYFYWDPYINISNR; encoded by the coding sequence ATGTCTCAAAAAAGCACCTACAAGATCATTGATGTCCTGATCGCCTTCGATGTCGAAAATATTCTTAAAAAACTCGACGGCAGCCCGCAAAGCCGAAGCAAAAATAATCCACCCAGCCTTGGGAGCAACGTAAATAGTGTCTACATGATTACGACTATTGCGGATGCCGTATATGGCTTTGGCCAAGGTCCGTATCAGGGTCTGGACGAGGGTGAGGCCGGAAGCAATTTGAGAATCAAGGCTGAAGTTGAAGATGTCATCCGCTGGCGCACCGTTTCGCTTACCGACCAGGCGGACTACAAGTGTTTTTTATACCGCTTCAAATCTTACGGCGCCAATCTGTTGAGCGACGTACATTACCTCACTACCAACATCAATCAGCCTTACCCCCTGCAGGGCTGGCCCGACAACAACCTTGTGGGCGAAGAAAAGCGTGCGGATTACTACGCGCAGGCCACCGTACTCGCTCCTGGCACTGAAACCTATGCATTTTACGTGGCCATTTATGACCGTCACGCGCAACCGAAAGGCTACTTCTACTGGGATCCCTATATCAACATCAGCAACCGGTAA
- a CDS encoding TOMM precursor leader peptide-binding protein, which produces MLDDFSRVLRFKPHLLVLDAGPETLFIVDEFRRAMLSGAIFVRIAACLRARMTIAEIVTSLAGTFGEWDVLAGLDHLVRRGYVRADSPHDDDSARGFFERAGLDGDAACARIAQLRVAVEAFGADDAPLKLALATAGIDVVPDAELTIAIADSHDRDDLADFAARIASRGGALLVVAANGVQTLVGPLLAGDGALADAPCIECVRYWIRINRPVEALLARHHGSDAIRLPRAVSRAGAAAAAALVAAAVEQIAVNRAAAERARTRIVSHRIDTLATEQHRVLRRPQCPRCGNPTWMREQAARAPQLAGHTLLKHADGGYRTADPQQVFERYAHLISPLSGAIAYLHPMPKRHAGLRKVYASGFLVCPAAVPSGNRFDRICSGKGRTDDQARVSALCEALERFSSVYQGDEATVTGSIEALLADPAWDAEPIHVNDLQQFSERQFDEREAINALTSDVRKQVPPRFMAHDVIDWTPAWSLVTGKRRLVPLSYCYAETPGSAQANVTCVHNPNGCAAGSYLDEAILQGMLELIERDAVAIWWYNRIPRPGIDLASFADPYFDALVKEYETLGWRMWALDITHDLGVPAVAALAENPVDGRFSIGFGCHPDARIAVQRALTEVNQLLDVAADAPHPWDRAKLSATEFLYPANGVRCTTSSTWQPVDAATLSEAIAHCVGRIAAAGMDVLVVDKTRPDIGLSVVQVIAPGLCHFWPRFGARRLYAVPVELGWCDEPRRESALNPALLFL; this is translated from the coding sequence ATGCTCGACGATTTTTCGCGCGTGTTGCGCTTCAAGCCGCATTTGCTCGTGCTCGATGCGGGGCCCGAGACGTTGTTCATCGTCGACGAATTCAGGCGCGCGATGCTGTCAGGCGCGATCTTCGTGCGGATCGCCGCCTGCTTGCGCGCGCGGATGACGATCGCCGAGATCGTGACATCGCTCGCCGGCACGTTCGGAGAATGGGACGTGCTCGCCGGACTCGATCATCTGGTGCGTCGCGGGTACGTGCGCGCCGACTCGCCGCACGACGACGATTCGGCGCGCGGCTTTTTCGAACGTGCCGGACTCGACGGCGACGCCGCTTGCGCGCGCATCGCGCAGCTTCGCGTCGCGGTCGAAGCGTTCGGCGCCGACGACGCGCCGCTCAAGCTGGCGCTTGCAACGGCAGGCATCGACGTCGTGCCGGACGCCGAATTGACCATCGCGATCGCCGATTCCCATGATCGCGACGATCTGGCCGATTTCGCCGCGCGAATTGCGTCGCGTGGCGGGGCGTTGCTCGTCGTGGCGGCGAACGGTGTCCAGACGCTGGTCGGGCCGCTGCTGGCTGGCGACGGCGCGCTCGCCGACGCGCCGTGCATCGAATGCGTGCGCTACTGGATTCGCATCAATCGGCCCGTCGAGGCGCTGCTTGCTCGCCATCACGGCAGCGACGCGATTCGTTTGCCGCGGGCTGTTTCACGCGCCGGGGCCGCCGCGGCAGCCGCGCTCGTTGCGGCGGCAGTCGAGCAGATAGCGGTCAACCGCGCGGCAGCGGAGCGTGCGCGAACCCGTATCGTGTCGCATCGCATCGACACGCTCGCCACCGAGCAGCACCGCGTGCTCAGGCGGCCCCAATGTCCGCGCTGCGGCAATCCCACGTGGATGCGCGAGCAGGCGGCGCGCGCGCCGCAGCTTGCCGGGCACACGCTGTTGAAACATGCCGACGGCGGCTACCGTACCGCCGATCCGCAACAGGTGTTCGAGCGCTATGCGCATCTGATCTCGCCGCTCAGCGGCGCGATCGCCTATCTGCACCCGATGCCGAAGCGCCACGCCGGGCTGCGCAAAGTCTATGCGTCGGGTTTTCTCGTGTGTCCGGCCGCCGTGCCGAGCGGCAACCGGTTCGACAGGATCTGCTCCGGCAAGGGGCGCACCGACGATCAAGCCCGCGTGAGCGCGCTGTGCGAGGCACTCGAGCGATTCAGCAGCGTTTATCAGGGTGACGAAGCGACGGTGACCGGCAGCATCGAAGCGCTGCTCGCCGATCCGGCATGGGATGCCGAACCGATACACGTCAACGATCTTCAGCAGTTCAGCGAACGGCAATTCGACGAGCGCGAGGCCATCAACGCACTGACCAGCGACGTTCGAAAGCAAGTGCCGCCGCGCTTTATGGCGCACGACGTCATCGACTGGACGCCTGCCTGGTCGCTCGTGACGGGGAAACGCCGTCTCGTGCCGCTGAGCTACTGCTATGCGGAAACGCCCGGCAGCGCGCAAGCCAACGTGACATGCGTGCACAACCCCAACGGCTGCGCGGCGGGATCGTACCTCGACGAGGCGATTCTGCAAGGCATGCTCGAATTGATCGAGCGCGATGCGGTCGCGATCTGGTGGTACAACCGGATTCCGCGCCCGGGCATCGATCTCGCGAGTTTCGCGGATCCGTATTTCGATGCACTCGTGAAGGAATACGAAACGCTCGGGTGGCGGATGTGGGCGCTCGACATCACGCACGATCTGGGCGTGCCGGCAGTGGCCGCGCTTGCGGAGAATCCGGTCGACGGACGCTTCTCGATCGGCTTCGGCTGTCATCCGGACGCCCGCATCGCCGTGCAGCGTGCGCTGACCGAAGTCAACCAGTTGCTCGATGTCGCGGCGGATGCACCGCACCCGTGGGATCGCGCGAAGCTTTCCGCGACTGAATTTCTGTATCCGGCGAACGGCGTGCGCTGCACGACGAGCTCGACGTGGCAGCCCGTCGACGCGGCCACGTTGTCGGAGGCCATCGCACATTGCGTCGGGCGAATCGCCGCAGCCGGAATGGACGTGCTCGTCGTCGACAAGACGCGGCCCGATATCGGGTTGTCTGTTGTGCAAGTGATCGCGCCGGGGCTTTGCCATTTCTGGCCGCGTTTCGGTGCGCGACGGCTCTATGCGGTTCCGGTGGAGTTGGGTTGGTGCGACGAGCCGCGACGCGAATCGGCGTTGAATCCGGCGCTGCTGTTTCTCTGA
- a CDS encoding BMA_0021/BMA_0022 family TOMM bacteriocin encodes MAQNNANPTLESMLEFQKVYLRAIALSWQDKTFKDELLKNPFEALAKYFGYQCPWIIELEIVKPKGDYGWKSGSDGSGEGSWHLPRNTMWVGIPERPESRGEEAVALAAYCDAGPTYLFTCC; translated from the coding sequence ATGGCACAGAACAACGCTAATCCGACGCTCGAATCGATGCTGGAGTTCCAGAAGGTGTATTTGCGCGCGATCGCGCTTTCCTGGCAAGACAAGACGTTCAAGGACGAGTTGCTGAAGAACCCGTTCGAGGCGCTCGCGAAATACTTCGGTTACCAATGTCCGTGGATTATCGAGCTCGAGATCGTCAAGCCGAAAGGCGACTATGGCTGGAAGAGCGGCAGTGACGGGAGTGGTGAAGGGAGTTGGCACCTGCCGCGGAACACCATGTGGGTCGGCATACCGGAGCGGCCGGAGAGCCGGGGCGAAGAGGCTGTTGCGCTTGCGGCCTACTGCGACGCCGGGCCAACCTACCTGTTCACCTGCTGCTGA
- a CDS encoding BMA_0021/BMA_0022 family TOMM bacteriocin → MNDKHRLPTYEQFLEYRTAIIQAIALAWQSKEFLKELEKDPVKALRDHFGYDYPFQLDLQVQPKSSTWTPAVNGDWTAGRKNKLTLILPPAPADEKQFAQALAAYNANHITIID, encoded by the coding sequence ATGAACGACAAACACCGTTTGCCGACGTATGAGCAGTTTCTCGAATATCGAACCGCGATCATCCAGGCGATCGCCCTTGCATGGCAGTCCAAGGAATTTCTCAAGGAGCTCGAGAAAGATCCGGTCAAGGCGTTGCGCGACCATTTCGGCTACGACTATCCGTTTCAGCTCGACCTGCAGGTGCAGCCCAAATCGTCGACCTGGACCCCGGCCGTCAACGGTGACTGGACCGCTGGCCGGAAAAACAAGCTCACCTTGATCCTGCCTCCCGCCCCCGCGGACGAGAAGCAGTTCGCGCAGGCGCTCGCCGCCTATAACGCGAACCACATCACCATCATCGATTGA
- a CDS encoding FHA domain-containing protein, which yields MAILMNDSSGEACLLRAYHVFGRDAARCDTVIPDPSVSRVHAHIRWIGGCWVLHDHSSNGTSISGAPLRDGEHAVLKQGDVIRFGKMGVAPWRVEALDDPADTLWPIRGAAHPIVLAPRQILAARAAQPVTIVRSPAGEWLCDDTLPPRTLRHGDEVAAGDAAWRLALARSSTTMLLAAPADPAVPAQLLEFLVSRDEEHVRMLLHVRGGVVDLGERAHHYSLVTLARARSADMQAGYDAATQGWIELDRLARMLGIDTSHVNVQIHRARSQFAALPGLGASQLVERRRGSVRFGDFPFRVMRGAHLECESVPGIDPRIGVRRLSPGPVVQTP from the coding sequence ATGGCGATACTCATGAACGATTCTTCCGGGGAAGCGTGCCTGCTCCGCGCGTATCACGTGTTCGGCCGGGATGCCGCGCGTTGCGATACGGTCATCCCGGACCCGTCGGTTTCCCGCGTCCATGCGCATATCCGCTGGATCGGCGGGTGCTGGGTGCTCCACGATCACAGCAGCAACGGCACGTCGATATCGGGCGCACCGTTGCGCGACGGCGAGCATGCGGTGCTGAAGCAAGGCGACGTGATCCGCTTCGGGAAGATGGGCGTCGCGCCGTGGCGCGTTGAAGCGCTCGACGATCCGGCCGATACGCTGTGGCCGATACGAGGCGCTGCGCATCCGATCGTGCTCGCGCCGCGCCAGATCCTGGCCGCACGCGCCGCGCAGCCGGTCACGATCGTCCGGTCGCCGGCCGGCGAATGGCTGTGTGACGACACGTTGCCGCCGCGAACCTTGCGTCACGGCGACGAAGTCGCGGCCGGAGACGCAGCGTGGCGCCTCGCGCTCGCGCGCAGCAGCACGACGATGCTGCTCGCCGCGCCCGCCGATCCGGCCGTGCCGGCACAACTGCTCGAATTCCTCGTCAGCCGGGACGAAGAGCATGTGCGCATGCTGCTGCATGTTCGCGGCGGCGTGGTCGATCTCGGCGAGCGCGCGCATCACTACAGTCTCGTCACGCTTGCCCGCGCGCGCTCGGCCGACATGCAGGCCGGCTACGACGCCGCCACGCAAGGCTGGATCGAACTCGATCGGCTGGCGCGCATGCTCGGCATCGATACGTCCCATGTCAACGTGCAGATTCACCGCGCCCGGAGCCAGTTCGCAGCCCTGCCGGGGCTGGGTGCGAGCCAGCTCGTCGAGCGCCGGCGCGGCAGCGTCAGGTTCGGCGATTTCCCGTTCCGCGTCATGCGCGGCGCGCATCTCGAATGCGAGTCGGTGCCGGGCATCGATCCGCGCATCGGCGTGCGCCGCCTGTCGCCGGGGCCGGTCGTCCAAACGCCATGA
- a CDS encoding ArsR/SmtB family transcription factor, giving the protein MANLDAGLSDVFRALSDPTRCAIVGALGQGERTVSALAEPFDMALPSFMKHVAVLERSGLVQTRKSGRSRTCTLVGSRLSEAEQWIAAQRAKSEARSDRMAEFFERHHAEEQADVTRTR; this is encoded by the coding sequence ATGGCTAACCTTGATGCCGGCCTCAGCGACGTGTTCCGTGCGCTGTCCGATCCGACGCGCTGCGCGATCGTCGGCGCGCTCGGCCAGGGCGAGCGGACCGTCTCCGCACTGGCCGAACCGTTCGACATGGCGCTGCCGTCGTTCATGAAGCACGTGGCGGTGCTCGAGCGCAGCGGCCTCGTGCAGACCCGGAAATCCGGCCGCTCGCGCACCTGCACGCTGGTCGGCAGCCGGCTGTCGGAAGCGGAGCAGTGGATCGCCGCGCAACGCGCGAAGTCGGAAGCGCGGTCCGACCGCATGGCCGAATTCTTCGAACGCCATCACGCAGAGGAGCAAGCCGATGTCACCCGAACCCGCTGA
- a CDS encoding SRPBCC family protein, with the protein MSPEPAEPDDTRDLVITRVLHAPRHALWRAWTDPDLLKEWWCPKPWTTEVRAFDLRPGGAFHTFMRGPDGGTSDNPGCFLEIVPESRIAFTSMLAGGWRPHTPWLGFTAIVTLSDDDAGCRYEARVMHPDAATRERHEALGFFEGWNTCITQLDELAGTLR; encoded by the coding sequence ATGTCACCCGAACCCGCTGAACCCGATGACACCCGCGACCTGGTCATCACCCGCGTCCTGCACGCGCCGCGCCACGCGCTGTGGCGCGCGTGGACCGACCCCGACCTGCTGAAGGAATGGTGGTGCCCGAAACCGTGGACCACCGAAGTGCGCGCATTCGACCTGCGTCCGGGCGGCGCTTTCCACACGTTCATGCGCGGCCCCGACGGCGGCACGAGCGACAACCCCGGCTGCTTCCTCGAAATCGTGCCCGAATCGCGCATCGCGTTCACGTCGATGCTCGCGGGCGGCTGGCGGCCGCATACGCCGTGGCTCGGGTTCACCGCGATCGTCACGCTGAGCGACGACGACGCCGGATGCCGCTACGAGGCGCGCGTGATGCATCCGGACGCCGCCACGCGCGAGCGCCATGAAGCGCTCGGATTCTTCGAGGGCTGGAACACCTGCATCACGCAGCTCGACGAACTGGCGGGCACGTTGCGTTGA
- a CDS encoding SRPBCC family protein: MARLNSTSVSRHLNAPRAKVYRALLDPHAVEQWKVPDGMTCRVHAYDAREGGAFRITLTYDAPTDAGKTTARTDTYHGRFVTLVPNELVVEIDVFETDDPLLRGAMTMTITLSDEAGGTRVDAVHDGVPPGVPAADNETGWHMALARLAALVETS, from the coding sequence ATGGCTCGCCTGAACTCGACCAGCGTCAGCCGGCATCTGAACGCGCCCCGCGCGAAAGTGTATCGCGCGCTGCTCGATCCGCACGCGGTCGAGCAATGGAAGGTGCCCGACGGCATGACGTGCCGCGTGCATGCGTACGACGCGCGCGAAGGCGGCGCGTTCCGCATCACGCTGACCTATGACGCACCGACCGACGCCGGCAAGACCACCGCGCGCACCGATACCTATCACGGCCGCTTCGTGACCCTTGTGCCGAATGAACTCGTCGTCGAGATCGACGTGTTCGAAACCGACGATCCGCTGCTGCGCGGCGCCATGACGATGACGATCACGCTGTCCGACGAAGCGGGCGGCACGCGCGTGGACGCCGTGCACGACGGGGTGCCGCCCGGCGTGCCGGCCGCCGACAACGAAACCGGCTGGCACATGGCGCTCGCGCGGCTGGCGGCGCTGGTCGAGACCAGTTGA
- a CDS encoding 2-hydroxychromene-2-carboxylate isomerase produces the protein MNTATTAAWYFDFVSPFAYLQLEQFDRLPPTLAIEPRPIVLGALLAHWGQKAPAEIAAKRVFTYRHAQYRADKLGIAFRMPPAHPFNPIRPLRLAIAMGGSLDAIRRIFRHIWRDGQDVSTPEGFAALCEAVGFPEGVSAVDAQEVKDALRANTDDAIAHGVFGVPTFELDGDLFWGEDATDMFADCATSRAWLDSPEVQRISALPDGIRRG, from the coding sequence ATGAACACCGCGACCACCGCAGCTTGGTATTTCGATTTCGTTTCGCCGTTCGCCTATCTGCAACTGGAACAGTTCGACCGGCTGCCGCCGACGCTGGCCATCGAGCCGCGGCCCATCGTGCTCGGCGCACTGCTCGCGCACTGGGGCCAGAAAGCGCCGGCCGAGATCGCGGCGAAACGCGTCTTCACCTATCGCCACGCGCAATATCGCGCGGACAAGCTCGGCATTGCGTTCCGGATGCCGCCCGCGCACCCGTTCAATCCGATCAGGCCGCTGCGCCTTGCGATCGCAATGGGCGGCTCGCTCGACGCGATCCGCCGGATCTTCCGGCATATCTGGCGCGACGGCCAGGACGTGTCGACGCCGGAAGGCTTTGCCGCGCTGTGCGAAGCCGTCGGCTTCCCGGAAGGCGTGAGCGCCGTCGATGCGCAGGAAGTGAAGGACGCGCTGCGCGCGAACACCGACGATGCGATCGCGCATGGCGTATTCGGTGTGCCGACCTTCGAACTCGACGGCGACCTGTTCTGGGGCGAGGATGCGACCGACATGTTCGCCGACTGCGCGACGTCGCGCGCGTGGCTCGATTCGCCCGAAGTGCAACGCATCAGCGCGCTGCCGGACGGCATCCGGCGCGGTTGA